Proteins encoded together in one Deinococcus irradiatisoli window:
- a CDS encoding sensory rhodopsin transducer — translation MSDSRADIGKTVWAIPEGWIPGWSHGPEPELLSHEAACILNPNDRDAHVEITIYFTDREPIGPYKLTVGARRTLHQRFNDLTDPEPIPRSTAYASVIRSDTPVIVQHTRLDSRQAENALLSTIAYTE, via the coding sequence ATGTCAGATTCCCGCGCCGACATCGGCAAGACCGTCTGGGCCATTCCCGAGGGCTGGATTCCCGGCTGGAGCCACGGCCCCGAGCCGGAACTGCTCTCGCACGAGGCGGCCTGTATCCTCAACCCCAACGACCGCGACGCGCACGTGGAAATCACCATTTATTTCACCGACCGCGAACCGATCGGGCCGTACAAGCTCACCGTCGGCGCGCGGCGCACCCTGCACCAGCGCTTCAACGACCTCACCGACCCGGAGCCTATTCCGCGCAGCACCGCCTACGCCTCGGTGATCCGCTCGGACACCCCGGTGATCGTGCAGCACACCCGCCTCGATTCGCGGCAAGCCGAGAACGCCCTGCTCAGCACCATCGCCTACACCGAATGA
- a CDS encoding glycoside hydrolase family 15 protein — MNPPQQLRLEDYGVIGDLVTSALIGADGSVGWLCLPRLDSPSLFGALLDEDAGFWRLCPEGASLGQQHYWPESNVLDTAFRHQGGEVLVTDFMPLGEDALPGVRLVRRVRAQEKEAALRSDFVPRLDYGAATTLRRAGERLEFGAETQRWQLWSSPNAPHDLGPGGHSAQGRFTLQPGEEAWFALLDRPEVPGLSPQVLAAQLSHTDQAWTRWLAAGQSRRTLGEHPYRDLEIRSALALKLLSAPNGAIAAAATTSLPEVLGGERNWDYRYCWLRDSSFTAQALHHLGHRQEAADLLEWFKKATRHSDAKHLKIAYTIAGEEVPAERTLPLSGYRGSRPVRVGNGARDQRQLDVYGEVISAYFDSVRYRQAPIRGGEWQEVCELAEAVCELWPQPDKGIWEARRPGEHHTYSKLMCWVALDRAVKLGHDAGKDLPPRWAGERDKIREALLTQGFNKDLNSFTQTFGGHTLDATSLLIPMMEFLPPDDSRVLGTLQAVRSRLADGALVRRYQTEDGLSGEEGYFVLCSFWLISAEALCGELDAAKAHLDGLLRRVSPLGLWAEEITPDGEHLIGNLPQAYSHVGLINALAYLQQAQHKFEQDDQPDLNGSGAGTALNPGKERSR, encoded by the coding sequence ATGAACCCGCCCCAGCAGCTCAGGCTCGAAGACTACGGCGTGATCGGCGATCTGGTTACCAGCGCCCTGATCGGTGCCGACGGCAGCGTCGGCTGGCTGTGCCTGCCCCGGCTCGACAGCCCCAGCCTGTTCGGCGCGTTGCTGGACGAAGACGCCGGGTTCTGGCGTCTGTGCCCGGAGGGCGCCTCACTCGGCCAGCAGCACTACTGGCCGGAGAGCAACGTGCTCGACACGGCCTTTCGGCATCAGGGCGGCGAGGTGCTCGTCACCGATTTCATGCCGCTGGGCGAGGATGCCCTGCCGGGCGTGCGGTTGGTGCGGCGGGTGCGGGCGCAGGAAAAGGAGGCGGCGCTGCGCTCGGACTTCGTGCCGCGCCTCGACTACGGCGCGGCCACCACGCTGCGCCGCGCCGGTGAGCGGCTGGAGTTTGGGGCCGAGACGCAGCGCTGGCAGTTGTGGAGCAGCCCGAACGCGCCGCACGACCTCGGCCCTGGGGGTCACAGCGCCCAGGGCCGCTTTACCCTGCAGCCCGGCGAGGAAGCCTGGTTCGCGCTGCTCGACCGACCCGAAGTGCCGGGACTCAGCCCGCAGGTGCTGGCCGCGCAGCTCTCCCACACCGATCAGGCCTGGACCCGCTGGCTGGCGGCCGGACAGTCGCGCCGCACCCTGGGCGAGCACCCCTACCGCGACCTGGAAATCCGCTCGGCGCTGGCCCTCAAGCTGCTCAGCGCGCCGAACGGGGCCATCGCGGCGGCGGCCACCACCTCGCTGCCGGAAGTACTGGGCGGCGAGCGCAACTGGGATTACCGCTACTGCTGGCTGCGCGACAGCAGTTTCACCGCCCAGGCGCTGCATCACCTCGGCCACCGCCAGGAAGCCGCCGATCTGCTGGAGTGGTTCAAGAAGGCCACCCGGCACAGCGACGCCAAGCACCTGAAAATCGCCTACACCATCGCCGGGGAGGAAGTGCCGGCCGAGCGCACCCTGCCGCTCTCCGGTTACCGGGGGTCGCGCCCGGTGCGCGTCGGCAACGGTGCGCGCGACCAGCGCCAGCTCGACGTGTACGGCGAGGTGATTTCCGCTTACTTCGATTCGGTGCGCTACCGCCAGGCGCCGATCAGAGGAGGCGAGTGGCAGGAGGTGTGTGAACTGGCCGAGGCGGTGTGCGAGTTGTGGCCGCAGCCGGACAAGGGCATCTGGGAAGCCCGCCGGCCCGGCGAGCACCATACCTACAGCAAGCTGATGTGCTGGGTGGCGCTCGACCGGGCGGTGAAGCTGGGCCATGACGCGGGCAAAGACCTGCCGCCGCGCTGGGCCGGGGAGCGCGACAAGATCCGGGAGGCCCTGCTGACCCAGGGCTTCAACAAAGACCTGAACAGCTTTACCCAGACCTTCGGCGGCCACACGCTCGACGCCACCTCGCTGCTGATCCCCATGATGGAGTTCCTGCCGCCGGACGATTCCCGCGTGCTGGGCACCCTTCAGGCGGTGCGCTCACGCCTCGCCGACGGCGCGCTGGTGCGGCGCTACCAAACGGAAGACGGGCTGAGCGGTGAGGAAGGCTACTTCGTGCTGTGCAGCTTCTGGCTGATCAGCGCCGAAGCGCTGTGCGGCGAGCTCGACGCCGCCAAAGCACACCTCGACGGGCTGCTGCGCCGGGTGTCGCCGCTGGGCCTGTGGGCCGAGGAGATCACCCCGGACGGTGAGCATCTGATCGGCAACCTGCCGCAGGCCTACAGCCACGTGGGGCTAATCAATGCGCTGGCCTACCTGCAGCAGGCCCAGCACAAGTTCGAGCAGGACGACCAGCCGGACCTCAACGGCAGCGGGGCCGGCACGGCGCTGAACCCTGGAAAGGAACGAAGCCGATGA
- the coxB gene encoding cytochrome c oxidase subunit II, with amino-acid sequence MSRFATIPTLQPASPLASPITELIWITLGLGSLVFLLVTGLTLYFAWRYKHRGAGGEPPQIFGNAKDEIIWMGSAAALLVFLFVLAWVMLGRIDPETGQETGQPQVVVTGHQWFWEAQYPRAANPGGRDVVNVANEIHIPTGRKVLVQLESADVIHDFWVPRLSRKMDAVPGQPNRMWLQADKPGTYLGACAEFCGAEHAWMRFTVIAQAPQDFQRWLGDQAQQATLSGQGDAAQGAAVFARQGCGECHQLRGLGAHGQVGPDLTHFASRTLMAGGVLSTAPADVTRWLKNPDAAKPGTRMPNFHLSDEQLRQLTAFLETLK; translated from the coding sequence GTGAGCCGATTTGCCACCATTCCCACCCTGCAGCCGGCCTCGCCGCTGGCTTCTCCCATCACCGAGCTGATCTGGATCACGCTGGGGTTGGGCTCGCTGGTATTTTTGCTGGTCACCGGGCTCACGCTGTATTTCGCCTGGCGTTACAAGCACCGGGGCGCCGGCGGCGAGCCGCCGCAGATTTTCGGCAATGCCAAGGACGAGATCATCTGGATGGGCAGCGCCGCCGCCCTGCTGGTATTTCTGTTCGTGCTGGCCTGGGTGATGCTGGGCCGCATCGACCCCGAGACCGGGCAGGAAACGGGGCAGCCGCAGGTGGTGGTCACCGGGCACCAGTGGTTCTGGGAAGCGCAGTATCCGCGCGCCGCCAATCCCGGTGGCCGGGACGTGGTCAATGTCGCCAACGAGATTCACATTCCCACTGGCCGGAAAGTGCTGGTGCAACTGGAGAGCGCCGACGTGATTCACGATTTCTGGGTGCCGCGCCTCTCGCGCAAGATGGACGCGGTGCCGGGCCAGCCCAACCGGATGTGGCTGCAGGCCGACAAGCCCGGCACCTACCTGGGCGCCTGCGCCGAGTTCTGCGGCGCCGAGCACGCCTGGATGCGCTTTACCGTGATCGCCCAGGCCCCGCAGGACTTTCAGCGCTGGCTGGGCGACCAGGCGCAGCAGGCGACCCTCAGCGGTCAGGGCGACGCGGCGCAGGGCGCGGCGGTGTTCGCCCGCCAGGGCTGCGGCGAGTGCCACCAATTACGCGGTCTGGGCGCGCACGGACAGGTCGGGCCGGACCTGACCCACTTCGCTTCGCGCACGCTGATGGCCGGCGGCGTGCTCAGCACGGCCCCGGCCGACGTGACGCGCTGGCTGAAAAATCCCGACGCCGCCAAACCCGGTACCCGGATGCCCAACTTTCACCTGAGTGACGAGCAACTGCGCCAGCTCACGGCTTTTCTGGAGACGCTGAAATGA
- the ctaD gene encoding cytochrome c oxidase subunit I, translating to MTTVPPEAAAQPLNPPATHAPPRNFTYWLSTTNHKDIGILYLGLGALFFLIGGVEALVMRLQLAVPGNTLLRGETYNEFFTLHGTTMIFLAVMPMLLGFSNYLVPLQIGAKDMAFPRLNAFGFWLSALGGLTLYLSLLEGPPSMGWFAYAPLNERPFSMSLGTDFWAAALLLTGTGTTLTAINIIVTASRYRAVGMGLWKMPLFSWMAYVNSFIIVFAFPALNAALIMLEVDRVLSGHFFSHGGSPVLWQHYFWLFGHPEVYIMILPAWGIISEVIPVFSRKPIFGYEFVAGSTLAIAVLSFAVYAHHMFAVGFARPVNLAFAASTMLIAVPTGIKVTNWVATLWKGSIRFTVPMLYALAFILQFTFGGITGVSFAVLPIDWQVTDTYYVVAHLHYVLMGGTLFALLSGLHFYYPKMTGRMLSDALGKLAFWMIVLGFNGVFLVQHVLGLMGMPRRVYTYPDLPGWGALNMISTVGAFVLGLGLLLTLINLVVSRRLGRVAGDNPWQAWTLEWLTSSPPPKSNFSRLPPVHSSRPLWDLQHPHDPDHKRPRRHDKGGHIREEEKEHHQ from the coding sequence ATGACCACCGTGCCGCCCGAAGCCGCCGCCCAGCCGCTCAACCCGCCGGCCACTCACGCGCCGCCGCGCAACTTCACGTACTGGCTCTCGACCACCAACCACAAGGACATCGGCATTCTGTACCTGGGGCTGGGCGCGTTGTTCTTCCTGATCGGCGGGGTGGAAGCGCTGGTGATGCGCCTGCAGCTGGCCGTGCCCGGCAACACCCTGCTGCGTGGCGAAACCTACAACGAGTTCTTCACCCTGCACGGCACCACCATGATCTTCCTGGCGGTGATGCCGATGCTGCTCGGCTTTTCCAACTACCTGGTGCCGCTGCAGATCGGGGCCAAGGACATGGCCTTTCCGCGCCTGAACGCCTTCGGCTTCTGGCTCAGCGCCCTGGGCGGCCTGACGCTGTACCTCAGCCTCCTCGAAGGCCCGCCCTCGATGGGCTGGTTTGCCTACGCGCCCCTCAACGAGCGGCCCTTCAGCATGAGCCTGGGCACCGATTTCTGGGCGGCGGCGCTGCTGCTCACCGGCACCGGCACCACCCTGACGGCCATCAACATCATCGTGACCGCCAGCCGCTACCGGGCGGTGGGCATGGGCCTGTGGAAGATGCCGCTGTTTTCCTGGATGGCCTACGTCAACAGCTTCATCATCGTCTTCGCGTTTCCGGCGCTCAACGCCGCGCTGATCATGCTGGAAGTCGACCGGGTGCTCAGCGGGCACTTCTTCTCGCACGGCGGCAGCCCGGTGCTGTGGCAGCATTACTTCTGGCTCTTCGGCCATCCCGAGGTCTACATCATGATTCTGCCGGCCTGGGGCATCATCAGCGAAGTGATTCCGGTGTTCTCTCGCAAGCCGATTTTCGGCTACGAGTTCGTGGCCGGTTCCACCCTGGCGATCGCGGTGCTGAGTTTCGCGGTGTACGCCCACCACATGTTCGCGGTGGGCTTCGCCCGGCCGGTGAACCTGGCCTTCGCCGCCAGCACCATGCTGATCGCCGTGCCGACCGGCATCAAGGTGACCAACTGGGTGGCGACGCTCTGGAAAGGCAGCATCCGCTTCACTGTGCCGATGCTCTACGCGCTGGCCTTCATTTTGCAGTTCACCTTCGGCGGCATCACCGGGGTGAGTTTCGCGGTGCTGCCGATCGACTGGCAGGTCACCGACACCTACTATGTGGTGGCGCACCTGCATTACGTCCTGATGGGCGGCACCCTCTTCGCGCTGCTCTCGGGTCTGCACTTCTACTACCCCAAGATGACCGGGCGGATGCTCAGCGACGCGCTGGGCAAGCTGGCCTTCTGGATGATCGTGCTGGGCTTCAACGGCGTCTTTCTGGTGCAGCACGTCCTGGGCCTGATGGGCATGCCCCGGCGGGTCTACACCTATCCGGATCTGCCGGGCTGGGGCGCCCTCAACATGATCTCCACCGTCGGCGCCTTCGTGCTGGGCCTGGGCCTGTTACTGACCCTGATCAACCTGGTGGTCAGCCGTCGGCTGGGCCGGGTGGCCGGCGACAACCCCTGGCAGGCCTGGACGCTGGAGTGGCTGACCAGCAGCCCGCCCCCCAAGAGCAACTTCAGCCGCCTGCCACCGGTTCATTCCAGCCGCCCGCTGTGGGACCTGCAGCACCCCCACGACCCGGACCACAAGCGTCCCCGGCGCCACGACAAAGGCGGCCACATCCGCGAAGAGGAAAAGGAGCACCACCAATGA
- a CDS encoding cytochrome c oxidase subunit 3 has product MTASPVPASETQPPEHIDRNRQSNGFWGMAAFLATDVVMFTLLLVANIYLRRYSHGPGQASLDPGTTFWYSLGLWASSGVLILAERLRRQTELSGLLYLLTAGLGLVFVYGQVKEYLRLTHLGARVDVNLFYTGFYTVTGLHGLHVLVGALALIVAAVLRFGGRLGERRSGFTGGLGLYWHFVDGVWAVLFAVLYLWSGP; this is encoded by the coding sequence ATGACCGCTTCGCCTGTGCCCGCATCCGAGACCCAGCCGCCAGAGCATATCGACCGCAACCGCCAGTCCAACGGCTTCTGGGGCATGGCGGCCTTTCTCGCCACCGACGTGGTGATGTTTACCCTGCTGCTGGTCGCCAACATCTATCTGCGGCGCTACTCGCACGGTCCGGGGCAGGCCAGCCTCGATCCCGGCACCACCTTCTGGTACAGCCTGGGGTTGTGGGCCTCCAGCGGGGTGCTGATTCTGGCCGAGCGCTTAAGGCGCCAGACCGAACTCTCGGGCCTGCTGTACCTGCTGACCGCCGGGCTGGGGCTGGTGTTCGTATACGGCCAAGTCAAGGAATACCTGCGCCTGACCCACCTCGGTGCGCGGGTGGACGTGAACCTCTTCTACACTGGCTTCTACACCGTGACCGGGCTGCACGGCCTGCACGTCCTGGTGGGCGCGCTGGCCCTGATCGTCGCCGCCGTCCTGCGCTTCGGCGGGCGGCTGGGCGAGCGGCGCAGCGGCTTTACCGGAGGGCTGGGGCTGTACTGGCACTTCGTGGACGGGGTCTGGGCGGTGCTGTTCGCCGTGCTGTACCTGTGGAGCGGGCCGTGA
- a CDS encoding cytochrome c oxidase assembly protein, translated as MKPWPLLAALAVLGAGGLYASGLAMAPGSFSRHMGAHLLLSLGAAPLLVLGWPRFRPVVAGPLAFLLLNAVTYGVHLPVVYARLMTPAGMLLESLLFLGAGAVFWLRVAAGGLGAAGLLLAQMAACALLGAAITFSRSAYAMTTPGDTALGGVLMWVVGGFVVMAAAFYHLLVQLSVSERRHEQAT; from the coding sequence GTGAAGCCCTGGCCGCTGCTGGCGGCGCTGGCCGTGCTGGGCGCGGGCGGGCTCTACGCTTCGGGCCTCGCTATGGCGCCCGGCAGCTTCAGCCGCCACATGGGCGCGCACCTGTTGCTCTCGCTGGGCGCCGCGCCGCTGCTGGTGCTGGGCTGGCCGCGCTTCCGACCGGTGGTGGCCGGGCCGCTGGCCTTCTTGCTGCTCAACGCGGTGACCTACGGCGTGCACCTGCCGGTGGTCTACGCCCGGCTGATGACCCCGGCCGGGATGCTGCTCGAATCGCTGCTGTTTCTGGGCGCCGGCGCGGTGTTCTGGCTGCGGGTGGCCGCTGGCGGCCTGGGCGCAGCCGGCCTGCTGCTGGCCCAGATGGCCGCCTGCGCGCTGCTGGGCGCGGCGATCACCTTCAGCCGCAGCGCCTATGCCATGACGACTCCCGGCGACACCGCCCTGGGCGGCGTGCTGATGTGGGTCGTCGGCGGCTTCGTGGTGATGGCGGCGGCGTTTTATCACCTGCTGGTGCAACTCAGCGTTTCGGAAAGGCGACATGAACAAGCGACCTAG
- a CDS encoding ubiquinol-cytochrome c reductase iron-sulfur subunit translates to MSGARGDHDQLRHKGREQQEVSRRKLLVWLSLGSGALAAGAAGYPVARAVLDPAFQRGGKGGWQTVGIQGDFPLGKTVLVTFIRPDAHAYAGAIKKDTAYVTRREGDWLALHNVCMHLGCPVQFQEGPQMYFCPCHGGVYNAEGLNVAGPPRIPLQRLGVRLSGQEVQLQVADMPLPTLTLPGDDS, encoded by the coding sequence GTGAGCGGCGCACGCGGTGACCACGACCAGCTCCGGCACAAGGGCCGCGAGCAGCAGGAGGTGTCGCGGCGCAAGCTGCTGGTCTGGCTGAGCCTGGGTTCCGGCGCGCTGGCGGCGGGCGCGGCCGGCTACCCGGTGGCGCGGGCGGTGCTTGACCCGGCCTTTCAGCGCGGCGGCAAGGGCGGCTGGCAGACCGTGGGCATTCAAGGCGACTTTCCGCTGGGCAAGACGGTGCTGGTGACGTTCATCCGCCCGGACGCCCACGCCTACGCTGGGGCCATCAAGAAAGACACCGCCTACGTCACCCGGCGCGAAGGCGACTGGCTGGCGCTGCACAACGTCTGCATGCACCTGGGCTGCCCGGTGCAGTTTCAGGAAGGGCCGCAGATGTACTTCTGCCCCTGCCACGGCGGGGTCTACAACGCCGAAGGGCTCAACGTGGCCGGGCCGCCGCGTATTCCCCTGCAGCGGCTGGGCGTGCGCCTCAGCGGCCAGGAAGTCCAGCTTCAGGTGGCCGACATGCCGCTGCCGACCCTGACCTTACCCGGAGACGACTCGTGA
- a CDS encoding cytochrome b N-terminal domain-containing protein has translation MSSPDVSPDTPQATQEARQHGAFIGWIEDRTGLISRLNQAAGHRVPRRSGWAFVFGSATLFAFVLQVVTGITLAMFFEPSTATAYESLQQISRPGTFEAVVRGLHYFGASLMVVMVGVHMARVYLMASYKYPREVQWLSGVVLLFLTLAMAFTGQTLRWDQDALWSVVVGAEQAARAPVIGPILARFLMAGDTLNAATLSRLFSLHTFWFPALMFGLIGLHVFLVLRNGISEPPVPGRQVNPRTYKKEYQERVRRDGEPFWPNSAWRDAVFGSALILLVVVLAWTIGAPDLGKPPDPSIVQADPKPDWYLIWYFAVLALWPYGITNIMIILAPLLALLGLLALPLVSNKGERSPSRRPWSIAIVVIMVGLIVSLTVVGYREPWLPAFKAAPLSAAVVSSDDPNVQRGAALFSSQSCILCHKIAGQGGVRGPDLSQVGARLNEQQLKWRIQNGAASMPPYAGVLDPRQLGDLVKFLETRR, from the coding sequence GTGAGCAGCCCCGACGTGTCTCCCGACACCCCGCAGGCCACCCAGGAAGCCCGCCAGCACGGCGCCTTCATCGGCTGGATCGAGGACCGCACCGGCCTGATCAGCCGCCTGAACCAGGCCGCCGGTCACCGGGTGCCGAGGCGCAGCGGCTGGGCGTTCGTGTTCGGTAGCGCCACCCTGTTCGCCTTCGTCTTGCAGGTCGTGACCGGCATCACGCTGGCGATGTTCTTCGAGCCGTCCACCGCCACGGCGTACGAGAGCCTGCAACAGATCTCGCGCCCCGGCACCTTCGAGGCGGTGGTGCGCGGCCTGCACTACTTCGGCGCTTCGCTGATGGTCGTGATGGTGGGCGTGCACATGGCCCGGGTGTACCTGATGGCCTCGTACAAGTACCCGCGCGAGGTGCAGTGGCTCAGCGGGGTGGTGCTGCTGTTCCTGACGCTGGCGATGGCCTTTACCGGCCAGACGCTGCGCTGGGACCAGGACGCCCTGTGGAGCGTGGTGGTGGGCGCCGAGCAGGCCGCCCGCGCCCCGGTCATCGGCCCGATTCTGGCCCGCTTCCTGATGGCGGGCGACACCCTCAACGCCGCCACCTTATCGCGCCTGTTCAGCCTGCACACCTTCTGGTTTCCGGCGCTGATGTTCGGCTTGATCGGGCTGCACGTGTTTCTGGTGCTGCGAAACGGCATCAGCGAGCCGCCGGTGCCGGGGCGCCAGGTCAATCCGCGTACCTACAAAAAGGAATACCAGGAACGCGTTCGGCGCGACGGCGAACCGTTCTGGCCGAATTCGGCCTGGCGTGACGCCGTATTCGGCAGCGCCCTGATTCTCCTGGTGGTGGTGCTGGCCTGGACCATCGGCGCGCCGGACCTCGGCAAGCCGCCGGACCCCAGCATCGTGCAGGCCGACCCCAAGCCGGACTGGTACCTGATCTGGTACTTCGCGGTGCTGGCACTGTGGCCCTACGGCATCACCAACATCATGATCATCCTGGCGCCGCTGCTGGCGCTCCTGGGGCTGCTGGCCCTGCCGCTGGTGAGCAACAAGGGTGAGCGCTCGCCCAGCCGCCGCCCCTGGTCTATTGCCATCGTGGTGATCATGGTGGGCCTGATCGTGAGCCTGACGGTGGTGGGCTACCGCGAACCGTGGCTGCCGGCCTTCAAGGCCGCCCCGCTGAGCGCCGCCGTGGTGAGCAGCGACGATCCCAACGTGCAGCGCGGCGCGGCGCTGTTTTCCAGCCAGTCGTGCATTCTGTGCCACAAAATCGCCGGGCAGGGCGGGGTGCGCGGCCCCGACCTCAGTCAGGTGGGCGCGCGCCTCAACGAGCAGCAGCTCAAGTGGCGCATTCAGAACGGCGCGGCCAGCATGCCGCCATACGCCGGGGTGCTGGATCCCCGGCAGCTCGGCGATCTGGTGAAGTTTCTGGAAACGCGCCGGTAA
- a CDS encoding DUF1345 domain-containing protein, which translates to MTAPTRSHQHVLAPMRLLISLGFGLAAWLLTWLLPYDLPWPLRALTGWMVLAASYLISAWRLIHSVDGEWIRDLARQEDNGRHASGVIAMFASGISLAGVMFALAEANTLKHQLLLETLLIVSGLGSVALSWLLIQTIYIFRYAHVYYEEPEGGAKFEGSDEPDYHDFAYLSFAVGMTYGITDSDLSKPALRRLVTRHALIAYVYGVVIVALAISVVSAVLS; encoded by the coding sequence ATGACGGCCCCCACGCGTTCTCACCAGCACGTCCTAGCGCCCATGCGCTTACTCATCTCGCTCGGCTTCGGGCTGGCGGCCTGGCTGCTGACCTGGCTCCTGCCCTACGACCTGCCCTGGCCGCTGCGGGCGCTGACCGGCTGGATGGTGCTGGCGGCCAGCTACCTGATCTCGGCCTGGCGGCTGATTCACAGCGTGGACGGCGAATGGATCCGCGATCTGGCCCGCCAGGAAGACAACGGCCGCCACGCCTCGGGCGTGATCGCCATGTTCGCCTCAGGCATCAGTCTGGCGGGCGTGATGTTCGCCCTGGCCGAGGCCAACACCCTCAAGCACCAGTTGCTGCTCGAAACGCTGCTGATCGTCTCGGGCCTGGGCAGCGTGGCGCTGTCGTGGCTGCTGATTCAGACGATCTATATCTTTCGGTACGCCCACGTGTACTACGAGGAACCTGAAGGCGGCGCCAAGTTCGAGGGCAGCGACGAGCCGGACTACCATGATTTTGCCTACCTCTCGTTTGCCGTCGGCATGACCTACGGCATCACCGACAGCGACCTGAGCAAACCGGCGCTGCGGCGGCTGGTGACCCGTCACGCCCTGATCGCCTACGTGTACGGCGTGGTGATCGTGGCGCTGGCGATCAGCGTGGTCAGCGCCGTGTTGTCGTGA
- a CDS encoding 2-phosphoglycerate kinase → MTRELRIGSPGRQWPFSRGLVAESLLNAGASAEMASAVARRVEAELRSGRRSNVSTAQLKAAVVEASRSMGGDDLAEVVEQQTAAFEDILVVAKKGALPFSRGVLSRSLEDTGLPPREAYALASRIDIRLRQQGVRSLSVTDIDDLTERTLQEVYGETLQRTYRFLRENRGRLGVLGSSGDAPTPFSKGILTQSLLAAGVPPDSARKVARITQRQLRGAEDRVIERRAIRDKVERLLEVEVGPEVAERYRLLQVIRHPPRPLVILLGGVSGTGKSYLAAEIAYRLGIARVVSTDSIREVMRSMVSPALLPTLHASTFTAWQALVDPNEEQPEHPSTEALLAGFREQVQQVSVGLDAVVRRSIEEGMSVVLEGVHLVPGYLSARHGAIVIPMLVTLPDADEHRRHFEARDKQTTQSRPLHRYMRYFDEIRVMQRDLELLARRLKVPMLDSFSIDESADQAVDVVMRRLLAELSPAERLSLLGQERAGDVGNGDPGHEEPLAGDEGG, encoded by the coding sequence GTGACGCGTGAACTCAGAATCGGCTCGCCGGGTCGGCAATGGCCGTTTAGCCGCGGACTGGTGGCCGAGTCGTTGCTCAATGCCGGGGCCTCGGCGGAAATGGCCTCGGCGGTGGCGCGGCGGGTCGAGGCCGAGTTGCGCTCGGGGCGGCGCAGCAACGTGTCCACCGCGCAGCTCAAGGCGGCGGTGGTCGAAGCGTCGCGCAGCATGGGCGGCGACGATCTGGCCGAGGTGGTCGAGCAGCAGACGGCGGCCTTCGAGGACATCCTGGTGGTCGCCAAAAAAGGTGCCCTGCCGTTTTCGCGCGGGGTGCTCTCGCGAAGCCTGGAAGACACCGGGCTGCCGCCGCGCGAGGCCTACGCGCTGGCCAGCCGCATCGACATCCGCCTGCGCCAGCAGGGCGTGCGCTCGCTGAGCGTCACCGACATCGACGACCTGACCGAGCGCACCCTGCAGGAGGTGTACGGCGAAACCTTGCAGCGCACCTACCGTTTCCTGCGCGAAAACCGGGGGCGGCTGGGCGTGCTGGGCAGCAGTGGCGACGCGCCCACGCCGTTTTCCAAGGGCATCCTGACCCAGTCGCTGCTGGCCGCCGGGGTGCCGCCGGATTCGGCGCGCAAGGTGGCGCGCATCACCCAGCGCCAGTTGCGCGGCGCCGAGGACCGGGTCATCGAGCGCCGGGCCATTCGCGACAAGGTCGAGCGGCTTCTCGAAGTGGAAGTCGGGCCGGAGGTGGCCGAGCGCTACCGCCTGCTGCAGGTCATCCGCCACCCGCCGCGCCCACTGGTGATTTTGCTCGGCGGGGTCAGCGGCACCGGCAAGAGTTACCTGGCCGCCGAAATTGCTTACCGGCTGGGCATCGCGCGGGTGGTCAGCACCGATTCGATTCGGGAAGTGATGCGCTCGATGGTCTCGCCGGCCTTGCTGCCCACCCTGCACGCCTCGACCTTCACCGCCTGGCAGGCGCTGGTGGACCCCAACGAGGAGCAGCCGGAGCATCCCAGCACCGAGGCGCTGCTGGCCGGCTTTCGCGAGCAGGTGCAGCAGGTCAGTGTGGGTCTGGACGCGGTGGTGCGGCGCAGCATCGAGGAAGGCATGAGCGTGGTGCTCGAGGGGGTGCATCTGGTGCCGGGGTACCTCAGCGCCCGCCACGGCGCCATCGTGATTCCGATGCTGGTGACCTTGCCCGACGCCGACGAGCACCGCCGCCACTTCGAGGCCCGCGACAAGCAGACCACCCAGAGCCGCCCGCTGCACCGCTACATGCGTTACTTCGACGAAATCCGCGTGATGCAGCGGGACCTGGAACTGCTGGCCCGGCGACTGAAGGTGCCGATGCTTGACAGCTTTTCCATCGACGAATCCGCCGATCAGGCCGTGGACGTGGTGATGCGCCGCTTGCTGGCCGAACTCTCCCCGGCCGAGCGCCTCAGTTTGCTGGGTCAGGAACGCGCTGGTGACGTAGGCAACGGTGACCCCGGCCATGAGGAGCCACTGGCCGGGGACGAGGGCGGCTGA